Proteins found in one Pseudomonas sp. P8_241 genomic segment:
- a CDS encoding efflux RND transporter permease subunit, whose amino-acid sequence MNMSMSVQESGTNLVFDPASGGRAERLVFNHRLVVLLLCAIMTVLMAYVVSTRLSLSASYEKMLPQSHPYVLNYLHNSEELSGLGGALRVVVANPHGEIFDPQYLELLRQITDELFMVPGVDRAWVKSLWTPAVRWTEVTEEGFRGGPVMPGAYDGSQAELQKLQRNLGRAGILGDLVANDYRSSMIFVPLLDKDPTTGQALDYAVLSKRIAEIRDKYEAQGKVSLHIVGFAQIIGELVAGLSQVMLFFAVATLIVSLIIYFYTRCLISTLLVVACSLVAVLWQLGLVALMGFKLDPFSILVPFLVFAIGVSHGAQKMNGIMQDIACGVHRLVAARLTFRRLFLAGLTALLADVVGFAVLMLFDIPVIRDLALAASIGVGVLVFTNLILLPVLLSYTGVSASAAQRSLQEQESEPAPWSLVGVLVRLQAFTRRRWAVSALLAGLLLGGLGFMTSFHLKIGDLDAGAPELRSDSRYNLDNAYVVNHYTLSSDQFAVIVKTPPDSCMRYEVLDAVDRLAWELEQLPGVQTTQSLVGAVRQITSGSYEGNPKWLTLSRNQDVINYGAQAASVNNQDLFNVECSVMPVIAYLTDHRADTLDQVAAVVEDFAARHNNEQYQFLLAAGNAGIEAATNQVVRKAWIEMQVYVYLAVAVLCFITFRSWRAVVVAVLPLALTSFLCEALMVYLGIGVKVATLPVIALGVGIGVDYALYLLSIQLAEQRAGATLAQAYRRALSFTGKVVAVVGVTLSVSVITWAWSPIKFQADMGILLAFMFLWNMVGALVLIPALSHFLIPGTVRSAPMSHDSQAFNYTTDSNN is encoded by the coding sequence ATGAACATGTCTATGAGCGTGCAGGAGTCGGGAACCAATCTAGTGTTTGATCCCGCCTCGGGTGGCCGTGCCGAACGCCTGGTTTTCAATCATCGCCTGGTGGTGTTGTTGCTCTGCGCGATAATGACCGTACTGATGGCCTACGTGGTATCGACGCGCCTGAGCTTGAGTGCCAGCTACGAAAAGATGCTGCCGCAAAGCCACCCTTATGTACTGAACTACTTGCACAACAGCGAAGAGCTCAGTGGTCTTGGCGGGGCGCTACGAGTGGTGGTGGCCAACCCCCATGGCGAGATTTTCGATCCGCAGTACCTGGAGCTGCTGCGCCAGATCACCGATGAATTATTTATGGTGCCCGGTGTGGATCGGGCATGGGTCAAGTCGCTGTGGACACCCGCCGTACGCTGGACTGAGGTGACTGAGGAAGGCTTTCGCGGCGGTCCGGTCATGCCTGGCGCATATGACGGCTCGCAAGCAGAGCTGCAAAAGTTGCAGCGTAATCTCGGGCGGGCAGGGATTCTCGGGGACCTGGTAGCCAATGACTACCGCTCGAGCATGATCTTCGTTCCGTTGCTGGACAAGGATCCCACCACCGGTCAGGCATTGGATTACGCGGTATTATCCAAGCGAATTGCTGAAATTCGCGACAAGTACGAGGCCCAGGGAAAGGTCAGCCTCCATATCGTCGGTTTCGCCCAGATCATCGGTGAGCTGGTAGCGGGACTATCGCAGGTGATGCTGTTCTTTGCCGTCGCCACGCTGATCGTAAGCCTAATCATCTATTTCTATACCCGCTGCCTGATTAGTACTCTGCTGGTCGTCGCCTGTTCGCTGGTTGCCGTGTTGTGGCAGTTGGGGCTCGTGGCGCTAATGGGCTTCAAGCTTGATCCTTTCTCGATTCTGGTGCCGTTTCTGGTCTTCGCGATTGGTGTGTCCCATGGCGCGCAGAAAATGAATGGCATCATGCAAGATATTGCTTGCGGAGTGCATCGGCTGGTTGCTGCGCGGTTAACCTTCCGACGTTTGTTCCTGGCGGGGCTGACTGCGTTGCTGGCGGATGTGGTGGGCTTTGCTGTCCTCATGTTGTTCGATATCCCGGTAATCCGAGACCTTGCACTGGCGGCCAGTATCGGTGTGGGCGTGCTGGTGTTTACCAACCTGATTCTACTGCCGGTCCTTCTGTCTTATACCGGTGTTAGCGCTTCGGCAGCACAGCGTAGCCTGCAGGAGCAGGAAAGTGAGCCAGCGCCTTGGAGCCTGGTCGGAGTGTTGGTACGTCTGCAAGCCTTCACCCGCCGCAGGTGGGCCGTTTCAGCGCTATTGGCTGGCCTGCTTCTGGGGGGGCTGGGCTTCATGACCAGTTTCCACTTGAAGATCGGTGATCTTGATGCCGGTGCGCCGGAGCTTCGCTCGGACTCTCGCTACAACCTTGATAATGCCTATGTGGTGAATCATTACACCCTTTCCAGCGATCAGTTTGCCGTGATTGTGAAAACGCCGCCGGACAGTTGTATGCGCTATGAGGTGCTGGATGCAGTGGATCGCCTCGCCTGGGAGCTTGAGCAGTTGCCGGGAGTGCAGACGACCCAGTCGCTGGTGGGGGCTGTGCGGCAGATCACCTCGGGCAGCTATGAGGGTAACCCTAAGTGGCTGACACTGAGCCGTAACCAGGATGTCATCAACTACGGCGCTCAGGCGGCCAGCGTGAACAATCAGGACTTGTTCAACGTTGAGTGTTCGGTGATGCCGGTGATTGCCTATCTGACCGATCACCGGGCCGATACGCTTGACCAGGTCGCCGCTGTGGTCGAGGACTTCGCGGCGCGTCATAACAATGAGCAGTATCAATTCCTGCTAGCGGCAGGCAATGCGGGTATCGAGGCTGCCACCAATCAGGTGGTGCGCAAGGCCTGGATCGAAATGCAGGTCTATGTGTACCTGGCGGTGGCAGTGCTGTGCTTCATTACCTTCCGTAGTTGGCGCGCTGTGGTCGTGGCGGTGCTGCCGCTGGCACTGACCTCTTTCCTGTGCGAGGCCCTGATGGTCTATCTCGGCATAGGAGTCAAGGTTGCCACACTCCCGGTGATTGCCCTTGGGGTCGGTATCGGTGTCGACTACGCGCTTTATCTGCTGAGTATTCAGTTGGCTGAGCAGCGCGCCGGTGCAACGCTGGCGCAGGCATACCGCAGGGCCTTGAGTTTCACCGGAAAGGTGGTGGCAGTGGTGGGGGTGACCCTGTCGGTGAGCGTGATTACTTGGGCCTGGTCACCGATCAAGTTTCAAGCCGATATGGGCATCCTGCTGGCGTTCATGTTCCTGTGGAACATGGTCGGCGCACTGGTTCTGATCCCTGCGCTTTCACACTTTCTGATACCTGGGACGGTTCGTTCTGCCCCCATGAGTCACGACTCACAGGCCTTCAATTACACAACTGATTCGAATAATTAA
- a CDS encoding CoA transferase: MNTILEGMRVVEVSAFVAAPLGGMTLAQMGAQVIRIDGLRGGLDYHRWPVTEDNTSLFWCGLNKAKRSVAIDIASEEGRELAMALICAEGADAGMLLTNFPPRGWLDWEQLRQQRADLIQLTVQGDRKGGSAVDYTVNPSVGLPLITGPEASTAAVVNHVLPAWDLVTGQMAATGLLAAERHRRLTGQGQHVQLALEDVALAVVAHLGFTAEAELGGARERVGNYLYGAFGRDFVLADGSRIMVVGLTARQWKGLCEATGLQQPLQALAQQLSLDWSREGDRYLGRHAIAALFEPWFVRLTLVEAARILDHHGVCWSRYREMAEVVQALAGDEPNPMFSQVQQPGVGPLLIPGLPLSFSASRRQAPRPAPRLGEDTESVLTEVLGLSSVEFGKLLDRGVVATAEGDAT; encoded by the coding sequence ATGAATACGATTCTTGAAGGAATGCGGGTTGTCGAAGTCTCGGCCTTTGTCGCAGCCCCCCTCGGCGGCATGACGCTGGCTCAGATGGGGGCGCAGGTGATTCGCATCGATGGGTTGCGTGGAGGTCTGGACTACCACCGCTGGCCGGTGACCGAGGATAACACCAGTCTGTTCTGGTGTGGCCTGAACAAGGCCAAGCGCTCGGTCGCCATCGATATTGCCAGTGAAGAGGGGCGTGAATTGGCCATGGCTCTGATCTGCGCGGAGGGTGCGGATGCCGGTATGTTGCTGACTAACTTCCCCCCCCGTGGCTGGCTTGACTGGGAGCAGTTGCGCCAGCAACGGGCGGATTTGATCCAGCTGACTGTGCAGGGCGACCGCAAGGGTGGTTCGGCGGTGGACTACACCGTTAACCCTTCGGTGGGGTTGCCATTGATCACAGGCCCCGAGGCTTCGACTGCAGCTGTTGTCAATCATGTGCTGCCGGCCTGGGATCTGGTCACTGGGCAAATGGCTGCCACGGGGCTGCTGGCGGCGGAACGGCACCGTCGCCTGACTGGTCAAGGCCAGCATGTGCAGCTGGCGCTTGAGGATGTAGCGCTAGCTGTGGTTGCGCACTTGGGCTTTACCGCTGAAGCCGAGTTGGGAGGAGCGCGTGAACGGGTAGGTAATTACCTATACGGCGCCTTTGGACGCGACTTCGTGCTGGCGGATGGGAGCCGCATCATGGTCGTGGGCCTGACCGCGCGCCAGTGGAAGGGGCTTTGTGAGGCGACAGGGCTTCAGCAGCCGCTGCAGGCGCTGGCCCAACAGTTGAGTCTGGACTGGTCGCGCGAGGGTGATCGCTATCTAGGCAGGCATGCCATTGCGGCGCTGTTCGAACCTTGGTTTGTCCGTTTGACCCTGGTTGAGGCGGCGCGGATTCTGGACCATCACGGGGTGTGCTGGAGCCGCTACCGAGAAATGGCAGAGGTTGTCCAGGCGTTGGCTGGCGACGAGCCCAACCCGATGTTCTCGCAAGTGCAGCAGCCAGGTGTTGGCCCGCTTCTGATACCGGGCCTGCCATTGAGCTTTTCTGCCAGCCGGCGTCAGGCTCCACGCCCGGCACCCCGATTGGGCGAAGACACTGAAAGTGTTTTGACCGAGGTGCTGGGGCTGAGCTCGGTGGAGTTTGGCAAGTTGCTTGATCGGGGTGTGGTAGCGACCGCTGAGGGAGATGCGACATGA
- a CDS encoding WD40/YVTN/BNR-like repeat-containing protein yields the protein MRKRFFVPGGRCVFAPSFSIKGVRQLLCLSLLGIGLMVGSVSAQERSLTDRLEVPSRLSEKAGEGLLTALSVAGQRVIAAGQRGHILWSDDGGHSWHQAQVPVSSDLTALQFVGERLGWAVGHDGVILHTQDAGATWRLQLDGHRIAELLRAQAARMDRDLNPRALLDLEQAASQGLNQSLLALHFLDANDGYALGAGGLLLRTRDGGQNWQSVSDQIENPRGLHLYGMQQAFGRLFIVGEQGLILRQALNGEAFEKVQSPYQGSWFGALGDADSLLVYGLMGNAWITRDSGASWQQSQLDSALALTSASTANGKDLVMVSLGGEVFRSADGGRHFQSQDIEQRYPFFAVAATANAGLVLAGIHGVRSVTSKSGVQP from the coding sequence ATGAGAAAACGATTCTTCGTCCCGGGTGGCCGTTGCGTATTTGCCCCATCTTTTAGCATCAAGGGCGTTCGCCAACTCCTGTGCCTGTCGCTGCTGGGGATTGGTCTGATGGTAGGTAGCGTGTCTGCTCAGGAACGCTCCCTGACGGACCGTCTAGAGGTTCCCTCTAGACTTTCCGAAAAGGCTGGCGAGGGTCTGCTGACGGCTCTGAGCGTGGCTGGCCAGCGCGTGATCGCCGCCGGACAACGTGGTCATATCCTTTGGTCCGATGACGGTGGTCACAGTTGGCACCAGGCGCAGGTTCCGGTCAGCTCCGATCTGACGGCCCTACAGTTTGTTGGTGAACGCTTGGGGTGGGCTGTCGGGCACGACGGCGTAATCCTGCACACTCAGGATGCCGGGGCTACTTGGCGGTTGCAGCTGGATGGGCATCGGATTGCCGAGCTGCTGAGGGCACAAGCGGCACGTATGGATCGCGATTTGAACCCGCGCGCTCTGCTCGATCTTGAACAGGCCGCTTCGCAGGGCCTGAATCAGTCGCTGCTGGCACTGCATTTCCTTGATGCCAACGATGGCTATGCATTAGGTGCAGGTGGCTTGCTGCTGCGTACCCGCGATGGTGGTCAGAATTGGCAGTCGGTATCCGATCAGATCGAAAACCCACGTGGTCTGCATCTCTACGGTATGCAGCAAGCCTTCGGGCGTCTGTTCATCGTCGGCGAGCAGGGCCTGATTCTGCGCCAGGCACTGAATGGCGAGGCCTTCGAGAAGGTTCAGAGTCCTTATCAAGGCTCCTGGTTTGGGGCGTTGGGAGATGCCGACAGCTTGCTGGTTTATGGCCTGATGGGCAATGCCTGGATCACTCGCGACAGCGGCGCCAGCTGGCAGCAAAGCCAACTCGACAGTGCCTTGGCACTAACTTCGGCAAGTACTGCCAATGGGAAGGATCTGGTGATGGTGAGTCTTGGTGGTGAGGTGTTTCGCTCTGCTGATGGAGGCCGGCACTTTCAATCCCAGGATATCGAGCAGCGTTATCCCTTCTTTGCAGTCGCGGCTACGGCGAATGCCGGCCTGGTACTGGCTGGCATCCACGGGGTGCGAAGCGTGACCAGCAAGAGCGGAGTACAGCCATGA
- a CDS encoding DUF2889 domain-containing protein, which produces MSAEREAPAKPGRSLVHTRKVVCQGYVREDGLWDIEATLVDTKPFEIGLIERRLIHPEEPIHGLMLRVAVDRTLLIHEVQACFTHSPYKICSSITQAYQQLVGMRIESGFIQAGRRLFRGVAGCTHVTELLGPLSTVAYQTLWNCLEGDGEGFDTLNTLPEFAVNGCHALREDGPIVQTYLRR; this is translated from the coding sequence ATGTCCGCTGAACGGGAGGCGCCAGCAAAGCCCGGCCGGAGTCTGGTTCACACCCGAAAGGTGGTTTGTCAGGGCTATGTCCGTGAAGACGGGTTATGGGATATCGAAGCCACACTGGTCGATACCAAACCCTTCGAAATTGGCTTGATCGAGCGTCGACTGATCCATCCGGAAGAGCCGATTCACGGATTGATGTTGCGTGTCGCCGTCGATCGAACGTTGCTTATTCATGAGGTGCAGGCCTGTTTCACGCACTCCCCTTATAAAATTTGTTCAAGTATCACGCAGGCTTACCAGCAGCTCGTTGGCATGCGGATCGAATCGGGCTTCATTCAGGCGGGGCGCAGGCTGTTCCGTGGGGTGGCTGGCTGCACACATGTCACCGAGCTGTTGGGGCCGCTTTCTACAGTGGCCTATCAGACCCTTTGGAACTGCCTGGAGGGCGATGGTGAAGGTTTCGATACCTTAAATACGTTGCCAGAGTTTGCGGTGAATGGCTGTCATGCCCTGCGCGAAGACGGGCCGATCGTACAGACTTATTTACGTCGCTGA
- a CDS encoding nitroreductase: MSQQSVSEAIRNRCSVRAFGSDPVPVEVLREVLQLAARSPSGGNVQPWRVYVLGGQELSRFCARMQVRLQAGEPDPEEYPIYPPNLKEPYRDYRFDIGQRLYRTLGIEREDRAGRQRWFARNFAFFGAPVGLFCFVDRCMGKAQWADLGMFLQTLMLLLEERGYGSCAQEAWALYHRTVTEFVGSPDDWMLFCGMAIGKPDAQAPANHLDSPRMGLDEFVVMRGFEE; encoded by the coding sequence ATGAGTCAACAGAGCGTGAGCGAAGCCATACGAAACCGTTGCAGTGTCCGTGCTTTTGGCAGTGATCCGGTACCGGTTGAGGTGTTGCGTGAGGTGTTGCAACTGGCAGCGCGCTCACCTTCGGGCGGCAACGTGCAGCCATGGCGTGTGTATGTCCTGGGGGGGCAGGAGCTGAGTCGTTTCTGTGCCCGGATGCAGGTGCGTCTGCAGGCGGGGGAGCCTGATCCGGAGGAGTACCCCATTTACCCGCCGAACCTGAAGGAGCCATACCGGGACTATCGCTTTGATATTGGTCAGCGGTTGTACCGTACTCTGGGGATCGAGCGTGAAGACCGTGCCGGGCGTCAGCGCTGGTTTGCTCGCAACTTTGCTTTCTTTGGGGCGCCGGTCGGCCTGTTCTGTTTTGTCGATCGTTGTATGGGAAAGGCGCAGTGGGCCGACCTTGGCATGTTCCTGCAGACACTCATGCTGCTCCTGGAGGAGCGTGGCTATGGCAGCTGTGCTCAGGAAGCTTGGGCCTTATATCACCGTACCGTTACCGAGTTTGTCGGCTCCCCTGATGACTGGATGCTGTTCTGTGGCATGGCCATCGGAAAGCCGGATGCCCAGGCGCCAGCCAACCATCTGGACAGCCCCCGTATGGGGTTGGATGAGTTTGTCGTTATGCGTGGATTTGAGGAGTAA
- a CDS encoding CaiB/BaiF CoA-transferase family protein, translating to MQSMRSGPLVGVTVIEMAGIGPGPFCGMLLADLGADVIVIDRPPREGGGDHFDSLRAATAVIGRGRRSLALNIKQPEAIETLLSLLETADVLIEGFRPGVMERLGLGPQVCQARNPALVYGRMTGWGQDGPLAQSAGHDLNYIALSGALYGMGNPEQPPMPPLNLVGDYGGGGLMLAFGVVCALLDVRHSGKGQVVDAAMSDGSATLMAMLYGLLAEKSWSPRRGENFLDGSAPFYATYACADGGYVSVAAIEPQFYHLLLDKLEITESALRRQWDKKTWPQLRERLKTVFLSRPRRHWCELLENTDACFAPVLDMHEALVHPHNLARGTFVDFEGLMQPAPAPRFSRTSGQIRNLAPQAGADTLSILEGLGLKASAIDVLQRSGAVYVR from the coding sequence ATGCAATCAATGCGTTCCGGCCCGTTGGTCGGCGTAACGGTGATCGAAATGGCCGGTATCGGTCCTGGCCCGTTCTGCGGCATGCTGCTGGCTGATCTCGGGGCTGATGTCATTGTCATCGATCGTCCCCCTAGAGAGGGGGGCGGGGATCATTTCGATAGCCTGCGGGCGGCTACGGCAGTGATCGGGCGTGGTCGCCGTTCGTTGGCCTTGAATATCAAGCAGCCCGAAGCGATAGAAACGCTGCTGAGCCTGCTTGAGACAGCGGATGTCCTGATTGAAGGCTTTAGGCCAGGTGTGATGGAGCGTCTGGGCCTTGGTCCGCAGGTGTGCCAGGCGCGCAATCCGGCACTGGTCTATGGGCGCATGACCGGCTGGGGACAGGATGGTCCCTTGGCCCAATCGGCCGGACATGACCTCAATTACATTGCTTTATCCGGTGCTCTGTATGGCATGGGGAATCCTGAGCAACCGCCGATGCCGCCGCTGAATCTGGTCGGCGATTATGGTGGGGGAGGGCTGATGCTGGCCTTCGGCGTGGTATGCGCGCTGCTGGATGTGCGGCACTCCGGTAAGGGGCAGGTGGTGGACGCGGCCATGAGTGATGGGTCTGCGACCCTGATGGCCATGCTCTATGGACTGTTGGCGGAAAAAAGCTGGAGCCCGCGTCGGGGGGAAAACTTTCTGGACGGCTCGGCGCCCTTCTATGCAACTTATGCGTGCGCAGACGGTGGCTATGTCTCGGTCGCTGCCATCGAACCTCAATTTTACCATCTGCTGCTGGATAAACTTGAGATCACCGAGTCTGCACTTCGACGCCAGTGGGACAAGAAAACCTGGCCGCAATTGCGCGAGCGCCTGAAGACCGTGTTCCTCTCACGCCCACGTCGGCACTGGTGCGAATTGCTGGAAAACACGGATGCCTGCTTTGCGCCTGTGCTGGATATGCACGAAGCGTTGGTCCATCCGCATAACCTGGCGCGTGGCACCTTCGTGGACTTTGAGGGCCTGATGCAACCGGCACCAGCGCCGAGGTTCAGCCGAACATCGGGTCAGATCCGTAATCTGGCGCCGCAGGCGGGCGCGGATACGCTCTCGATATTGGAGGGGCTTGGCCTCAAGGCTTCGGCCATTGACGTGTTACAGCGTAGTGGGGCTGTCTATGTCCGCTGA